In the Anastrepha obliqua isolate idAnaObli1 chromosome 1, idAnaObli1_1.0, whole genome shotgun sequence genome, one interval contains:
- the LOC129253417 gene encoding uncharacterized protein LOC129253417, producing MAYRGSVCSHVGWLTKLSLTLTLALIFAQSGTEGIPFFPRLVDCGPPNMYPEYCVHGNFSMNFNPEYCVPRTLCYKGIDEPCQKYGDTSDCKPGLICSCDRCSTTVNFCGNLPKMPTWSEYAKLMQSSAQKYGF from the exons ATGGCTTACCGCGGCAGTGTGTGCAGCCATGTCGGCTGGTTGACCAAATTGAGCTTGACTCTAACACTGGCTTTGATATTCGCGCAAAGTGGAACGGAGGGAAT tCCATTTTTCCCGCGCCTCGTTGATTGTGGACCTCCCAATATGTATCCTGAGTATTGTGTTCACG GCAATTTTAGCATGAACTTCAACCCCGAGTACTGTGTTCCACGCACACTGTGCTACAAAGGTATAGATGAGCCCTGCCAGAAGTATGGCGACACAAGCGATTGCAAGCCGGGTTTGATATGCAGTTGTGATCGTTGCAGTACAACAGTGAATTTTTGTGGCAACTTGCCTAAGATGCCAACATGGAGCGAGTATGCGAAGCTCATGCAATCAAGTGCTCAGAAATATGGCTTTTAA
- the LOC129235885 gene encoding uncharacterized protein LOC129235885 — protein MYRGIVHSHMGRMTKLCWFLLLTLILRHHATNGIEWFTQKVDCGPRVSDYPRNCAHGVLKFNMNGTLCRDSIVCYSNLGEDCQDFGTINNCLPGLFCSCGRCREMVTICRERLRSAMYPTNSISGLNILKSKKIITSNLFRNS, from the exons atgtaTCGTGGAATCGTGCACTCACACATGGGCAGGATGACTAAATTGTGTTGGTTCCTACTGCTGACGTTAATACTCAGGCACCACGCAACAAATGGAAT TGAATGgttcacacaaaaagttgactgtGGGCCACGCGTTTCGGACTACCCTAGGAATTGTGCGCATG GAGTACTAAAGTTTAATATGAATGGGACTTTGTGCAGAGATAGCATTGTTTGTTACAGCAACTTGGGCGAAGATTGTCAGGATTTTGGCACCATAAATAATTGTTTGCCGGGTTTGTTCTGCAGTTGTGGCCGGTGTCGTGAAATGGTGACGATATGCAGAGAAAGGCTAAGGTCGGCAATGTACCCAACAAACAGCATTTCCGGattaaatattctaaaatctaaaaaaattataactagcAACTTATTCAgaaattcatga